In the genome of Chlorogloeopsis sp. ULAP01, the window TGGTTAGAAGAAATGGAACGACGTAAGAAACTTGAGGTCGATAATTATAATGCAGTGTCTGCCCGATATGCAGAGCAAGGCATCAACTTTGGCTCTGAACAAATGCAACTCATACTTGCTGCCAGCACAACATACGTGCAACGCCGCAAGGAAATGGAAGTAGATATGCGTAACTGTGAACCTGCCGACAGCTTACCTTTCGACAAAGACACGCCATACTAGGCAAGCTCTACAAATCACCAAGAGTGCTGCTTAATAAAAAGGGTATGGGGGGTAGGGAAAGACGTGATTCACGATTCTTCACTATACCCAACACCCAACACCCTGTTCTTTCGCCCTGCTCCTCTCATTCTTCATCCTCATACCCTATTCACTGTTTTTAGTTAACTCTTGATGTGCAGTAGCTGCTTGCAATTCTCCCTTCACCTTGAACACGCCATTGAAGAATGCAATCAGTCCCAAAATTGCAAAGGCTGTCACAACTACCCTTTGCAAAGAATTAAATGTAGCTTGTTCTTTTTTTTGTTGGAGTTGAAGTTTGTACAATTGTTGTTCAACTGCCTTATCTCTGAAAAAATGTAAAGCTTGCATACATTGAGAAGTATCTTCGCCTCTTTGCACTTTTTGGCAGAGTAAAATTTCCAACGATTCTTTGCGACGCTCCAGAGTGGTTAAGTCCAGAGTTACAAGTTTTTCTGATGGATGTCTATCATCAAGAGTTTTCAACTGTAATTGTTCCATTTTTTTCTGTTTCTGTTGTAGTAAGGGTGCAGAAAAGTTTTCTACACCCGAAATAAGAGCAAAGCGAAAAGGAAGGCGTATCTATACACAACGCAGAGTTTAGCCGCTTTGTCCTCAAAAAAACAATCGCCAAGAGTCATCCTTTCCCTAGTACTTTTGGCGACGGTCGTGGGGAGATCTTGAGGCAGGGGGAGGGGGCAGGGAGCAGGGGGAGAAAGAGTTTTCATTTCAGGTTTTTGCACAAATGCGGGATTTATAACTAATCAGCCGGACATGATATTATCGCTCCTGACCTACTCTTTTCTCTGATGAATTAGCCCTACCCTGCCCCCTGCACCTCTGCTTCCCTTATCAACTTTTGAACGTGGAAATCCAAATCTTCAGGCATATTAATTAGAAGTAAGTATCAATTCTTTGCGCTTGGTCGAGTTCACTATCTTCATTAAGTGCTGATTGAGATAGCTTTGGGCTGAGATATACAGTCTTTCCCAAATCTCTGGATTGCGACAGATTTTGCTGCCAATTGTATTACCTGCTGTTTTTTGCGATACTAAGTATTTACGGTAATAAGTACTCCACAAATGTTGGAGAAAACTTTCTGCAAATTCCTCGAAAGGGATAATCCAGTTATACTGCTCGTCCAGAAATACTCGATATGATGCGATGATTGGTAGTGCAAGGTCAGCCGGCAAGTCAACGGGAAATGTATCTACGTGAGCAGTCGCGATCATACAGTCTGGGCTGGCATTAATATAGTTGTCTACTTTTAGATTCCAAGTTTTTGGCATAGTTTATTTTTGATGATAGTCAATTGATATTAATCCTGTAGCATATTTTGAATTACTGCTATTTTGAGATTTACAAACTTTATAGTACACTTGTCCTATGCAAAAACACGGTGTTTGAGGATCAAAACTCCTCCCTTAAAAAAGGAGTTTCGATCTTCCACCGAAGGCGATCGCTTGTAGCCTGCAAGAATATACTAGTAACTATACTTAGTATGATGCGAAATAAATTACTTTATTGGGAGAGATGGCTCTATTCTAAGAGAGGCTAGAAGTGCAAAAGCAACTAAAATCAAGCTTGGTTTCTGTTTGAATTGTTGTTTTTTACGTTTGATTTGTATATGCAAATTTTCTCCACACTTTACCCTAATAGAGCTACTTACAGCAGCCAACCGTTGTGTAATCAAGGAAACAGCATTAACTAAACGAAAATAAAGGAATCCTGCTTTACGCATTACTTACAAAACCCCCACTATTTGAGAAAATTGAAGAAGAAGTCAGAAGACAGAATACCTGCGGTAGGCGCGATAGCGACTTCTGTAAGTAGTCGCTACGCGCCTACAGAATTCAGAATCAATTGGATGGGGATTCAAACCCCAAGACGAGTCCGCGGCTTCGTACAAGAGCCATTCTGACCGGAGGCGGAGCGTCTCCGGCTCCGCTCTGACTCCTGAGTTCTTTTATTAAATTTTGACCCTACTTTTTCAATAAGAATTTAAAAATTATCCAAAGAACTTCGCTTTTTACTGAAATTGCTTCATCTGCAAAATTTAAGCGTATTTCCTCATGTTTTGTGTCACAAAGAAGATTACAAATTGAAGAAGAATGCAGAATTCTGAATTCCGAATTCCGAATTGACTTCTGACTCCTTAAATAATAGGCGATTACCTCTTACTGGAACTATTAACTATCAAAATTGCAAGTTTAAATATTTGTGATTTGTGAAGTTATAAACCGGATCTAGTCACAAACTTATCCGGTGTATACTATTGTGCTTTTCTAGGCAAAACTGCGTCAAAAATTACATCTAAATTCCTTCTATAGAGAAACATCATGAGCCAAAAATTAATCATTCAAGATTTAATAATTATCATCGCTGCCAAAAACCATTCACCCTCTATTTTGAACCCTGATTTTCTCAAGTACAGCGGTATCGTTGCCAAAGATTGGAATTTAGCACGAGCGCCAATTTATACCCAAAGTTTTGCTCGGTTGGATTTCAGTAATGGTATTACCATTATTGCCGAACCTAACCGAGTAATGTTTATGGAATCGATGGCTGACAAGAAAATCGATTCGCTTCAAATTCCAGAAATTGCTCGCAAATACGTGCAAGCCTTACCTAATATGGAATTTGAGGGTGTAGGCATTAATCCTAGAGGATACGCCTCCTTTGCTGGTTCTGGTGATGCAGCTCGGCAGTATATGTCAGAAACACTGCTATCACCAGGAGCATGGCAAGAAGAGGGCGAAGAACCGATGCGAGCTTCACTCAACTTAGTTTATAAATTTAAACGTGCTCCCTTGTACTTAAGTGTCACTGAAGCAGCATTACGGCAAGAAGACGAAACAACCACTCCGATTGTGATGTTTAGTGGTAGTTTTAGCTATGAGTTGACTGGTGAAACAGCAGAAAAACTCACTACTTTACATCAAGCTATTGACAATTGGCAAACAGATTTGTCTACTTACTCTAACATTATTAATAACAAGTTTCTCGCTAACATGGCTTCTAGCACCGATATGGTTTCAGATACCGCAGCAGTTCCAGATTTATTTGCGATGAGTGCTACTGCTTAAATATTGCAGATTCACTCTCATTAGCTATTAGCCAACAGTTAATAGCTAATGAGAGTGAATAGCATTATTCACAATCTCTGGGGAATTGTATTTCAATCGCGAGACTATAAATATTTTGGTATTTTGGCGGACAGAGTACTCTATCTGCCATTTGCCGCACTTATAAATATTCTGTGTTCGGGATTTCTCAAGCTCTAAAAAAGAGCATTTTTTAACAAATAACTACTTTCTTTAAAAATTCATTGTTTTGATCAGAGGTTTATATGTCAGGGATGAATGAGATTTTTCCGACCTCCGACTCATTGTTGTCGAATGATGGATTCACAACGCCCATAATTGTGGACCCGTTTAACTTAGGTCAAGAAAAAGGAATTTCTCCAATAAATCCCTCGACAGCACCAGTTGGTTCTCCCAGCACAGACTTATTAATTAATACTTCTAAATATTCAACTTCTTTTGTAGAGCAACCCGACACTGTAACTCCAGGTCTGTTGTCAAAAGAACCAAACTCAATTGGCACTTCAACCACTAACTTTGATCCCCTAACAGGAGTTTCAGGCAACGAACCGTTAATTGGCTATTTGAGTGATGATGTGGAAACCTTAAGCTTTCCACTTATCCCTTTATCTTCTAGTGATGCAGAGGCAACAAACAAAACCCAGCAGCAGGCTGACTCTCATATCAGCACCATGAGTGTGCCCTCAGAGACTAGTTACCTGACTTCTAATCATCAATTAACAGATCCCATCTTAGAAATTTTCCGTACAGAGGCGATCGCGCGTTGGGCAAGTTTGGGCATCTCTGACGCAGACAAAGACATTCTCAATAACGTCAAACTCTTAATTACAGATTTACCCGGTTATAAACTGGGTTTGACCGAGGATTACGTCGTTACGATTGACACTAATGCTGCGGGTACTGGATGGTTTATCGATGCTACTCCTGCTGACGATAGTGAGTTCAGTAATATTGTTTCGGCAAGCGAGTTACGAGCTAGTGAAATCGATCCAGCCTTTGGACGTGTAGACCTGCTGACGGTAATAACTCACGAGTTCGGGCACGTACTTGGTCTGGAACACCTAAATGGCGACCAGGTAATGAATGCAACATTACCTCTGGGAACTCGACGCCTGCCAATAGAGGAGAATTTAAGTTTTACTCAAGCGGATAAACCTGTAAATGAAGCAGTAGAGTTAAGTTTACCCACAATTTCTGCTTATTGATGGTACAGTTACTGGTGATCTGAGTGCAGGTGATGTAATCAACCCTACTCGCGATGGTAGATTCAGTGATGATTACCAACTGACCGATTTTACAATTGGTAAATTGGTTACACTTGACCTATCTTCTCCAAGCTTTGACACCTATCTGCAACTTATAGATGCAGATACGGGGCTAATCATCGCCTACGATGATGATTCTGGTTCGGGTTATAACTCACTGCTAAGGTTTACTCCTGTTGATGGCATCAAATATATAGTGCGAGCTACCAGTTACAGTAGTGGCGTTACAGGAACGTACACTCTCAATGCAGCTGTTGGTGCGCCAGATTTGGTAGTAACTGCGACAAATGCACCCATCACCGCTCCAGAACGCAGTATAATTTCCCTGACTTGGACTGTTACCAACCAAGGAGAAGCAGTAGCAAGAAACGATTGGTATGACTACGTTTACTTGTCAGACAACACCATCCTTGATAGCTCAGACCGGTACATAGGCAATGTCTGGAGTGGTGATAAAATTCCACTAGCCCCAGGTGCCAGTTATACAGCCTCTACAAACATGGTACTACCTGAGCGGATTGGGTCAGGAAAACAGTACTTGCTATTTGTTGCTAACCGCGATAATTACCTCTTTGAGGAGAGTGAAACCAACAATGTCCGGGCAGTTGCCATCGAAATAACCGTACCGGATTTGGTAGTAACAGGAGCAACTGCACCTGTTGCCGTCACAGTAGGCAGCGTGGCTGAAGTTTCTTGGACAGTACTCAATCAGGGCAGCGTGTCGGCAACCCACAGCTGGTACGACCGCATTTACCTCTCCAACGACCAAATTCTAGATGGATCGGATACGCAGGTTGGTGGATTTGATTCAGGTACACCAGGCACGCCCGTTGCCGCAGGAGATACCTATTCCCTAACCAAGACTGTTACTATCCCCAAGACTGCCTTGGGAAGTCGTTACTTGCTATTTGTTACCGATGCAGATAACAATCATTACGAAACCAACGAAACTAACAACATCAAGGCAATCCCAGTTCAAGTTAACGCTCCCGACCTAATTGTCTTTGATGCTTCTGCACCCACCACCGCTGCATTAGGTGAGCAAATTACCGTCAACTGGCAGGTAACAAACCAGGGGAGTGTTACTGCCGATACCGATTGGTATGACTATTTTTACCTTTCAGATGACCAAATCCTAGATGGTTCAGACCAATACATCTCCTACAAGTGGACAGGTGACAAGACCCCCCTAGCTAGTAACACCAGCTATACTGCCACCCATAACTTTACCATTCCCACCGATGCCAAAGCCGGCAACCGTTATTTGCTGTTTGTTGCCGATCGCGATAACTACCAAGGCGAAACGAACAAAAATAACAACGTTAACGCAGTCCCGATTTATATCAAAGCTGCTGACTTGGTAGTAGATGATGCCAGTACTTCTGCTAGTTCTGTCGTCCCTGGCTCCACCCTTACCCTCTCCTACACTGTCAAAAACCAAGGTGAGACAACGGCCGCACGGGATTGGTACGACAGAATATATTTGTCCAACGATACCGTTTACGACGATTCTGATTACCAACTTTACCATCGCTGGATTTCCGCACAAACCCCACTTGCAGTAGATGGAACTTATACGGTTAACGATATTACTGTTACCTTGCCAAACAACCTGCTTGGTCAACCCGGCAGCCGTTACTTGATTTTCATAGCAGATAGGGACAACTATCAAAGCGAAACCAACGAAAGCAACAACGTTAAAGCAATTCCCATCATCATCACAGGTGATAATGCTGACTTGGAGGTGACAGCAGCAACAGCCCCCAGAGTGGTATCAACGCAACAGAATGTATCTGTTTCTTGGACGGTTAAAAATACAGGCGCTTTAACAGCATCGGCAGACTGGTACGATTCTGTTTACATTTCTAGTGACAGTACCTTGGATGCCAGCGACACCATACTAAGAGATGAATGGGTGTCGTCGCAAACACCTTTGGTAGTCAACGGACAATACACTCTGTCTCGTGACATTACAATTCCTCAAGGGAGGAATGGCAGTCAGTATTTGCTGTTTGTTGCGGATAGTTATAATTACCAAAGCGAATCCACTAAGGCGAATAACGTCCATGCTGTTCCTATAGAGGTAAGAACGCCAGACTTGCAAGTGACAAATGCTACTGCTCCAGTCCAAGCTTATGCCGGGGCGCGGATGGAAGTCGCCTGGACAGTCAGCAACAAAGGGAATGAAAGTGCCTTTGCTGATTGGTACGACTCGGTGTATTTATCTGATGACAACACGCTCTCTACCGCTACCGACATTTTGCTAAAGGATGTTCAAATCGGCAATTTGACCCCACTAGCAGATGGAACTAGTTACACGGTAACGCAACTGCTTTCAGTACCCAACAATGTCACCAAGGGTAGCAAGTATTTGCTATTTGTGGCAGACCGACGTAATCAGCAGGGTGAGTTAAATGAGGGCAATAATGTCCGGGTAGTTCCCATCAGCATTGGCGACCCCGACTTGAATTTGCCGCTGCTGCAAACGGGTAGCCCAGTTCAAAACCAAAACATACCTCAACTCGTTACCAACCCAAATCCTGGAAATTATGCTACACTTCCCGCCCTACTTGAGGTGGGCGGCACGGGACTTTTGGGACAATACTACGTACCTGGTGGAACTGTTAGTAATTTCCCCAACTACGATGCGATCGCTCCCCTTCTGACTAGAGTTGACCAGACTATTAATTTCGGCTCTACTTCGGGCGATTTCGGAGCCAATTTAGGCCAGGTAAATCATTTTGCAGCACGCTGGACTGGCAAGATTAATATTGCTACTGAGGGGAATACCACTTTTTATATTAATAGTAACGATGGCGCTCGTCTTTACATTGACAATCAGTTAGTGGTTGACAACGGCGGAGTACATAATTTTCAAGAACGTTCTGCAACCATTTACCTTACATCAGGACAGCACGATTTACGCTTAGAGTATTTTGAGTACGATCAGCAAGCGGGTGTCACTCTCAGCTACACTCCTGTAGGTGGTAGCAAGCAAGTGGTTCCCAGCAGTATTTTAACTCCTGCCAGCTTAACACCGCTTGAATCTGATCTACAAATTAGTGGCATCACAGCCCCAGCTACCTTTGGAAGAGGGCAAAGTATCAACACCAGCTGGACAGTGACAAATTTGGGTAGTAGCAGTACTCAAGGTGTCTGGGCTGACCAAATTTACCTTTCTGATGATACAACCCTAGACAGCAATGACACCCGTCTGGCTAGTTTTGTTGGAAGTAGTGCACCGCTGGCAGCAACTGCCAGCTACACCCAGGCTAAAAACATTATAATTCCCACCAACACAGGGTTGGGGAACAAGTACTTGCTGTTTGTCACCAATCCAGACAGACCTGAAAGCGATCGCACTAATAATGCCTACGCTTTGCCCGTCACTATTACAAACCCAGACCTAATTGTAACAGAGGCAACAGCTCCATCGACCGCAGCTGAACGCTCGTCAATTTTGGTGAACTGGACAGTGAAAAACCAGGGGAGCGTACCAACTCAGAGCAACGGTTGGTATGACTCTGTTTACCTTTCTGACAATACCGTTTTCGATAGTTCAGACCGCTATATGAGCGACCTCTGGACTAGCGGTAACCTGACAGCAGAAGGAACTTACAGTAAAAGTCAGAGCTTCACTTTACCAAATCAGACTGGATCGGGGAAATGGTATCTCCTGGTAATTACTGATAGAAACAACTATCAAGCAGAAACTAGTGATACTAATAACGTCTATGCCATCCCCATTAACATTACAGTCCCCGACTTAACAATTACCACCAGCAGCACTCCCACAACAGCAGCAGTTGGTGAAACTGTTTCAGTATCCTGGACTGTGAAAAATGCAGGGGCTGTATCGGCGGCATCAGACCGATATGACTCTGTTTATCTCTCCGATGACCCAACATTTGATGCAACGGACACCTACGTTACAGATTTTTACCGTAGTGGTTCTTCACCTTTAGCAGCAGGAGCTAGCGAAGTTCGCACAGGAAATATCACAATTCCTAATTCTAAACTAGGCGATCGCTACCTGCTATTTGTAGGAGATAGTACTAATTCTC includes:
- a CDS encoding matrixin family metalloprotease, giving the protein MSGMNEIFPTSDSLLSNDGFTTPIIVDPFNLGQEKGISPINPSTAPVGSPSTDLLINTSKYSTSFVEQPDTVTPGLLSKEPNSIGTSTTNFDPLTGVSGNEPLIGYLSDDVETLSFPLIPLSSSDAEATNKTQQQADSHISTMSVPSETSYLTSNHQLTDPILEIFRTEAIARWASLGISDADKDILNNVKLLITDLPGYKLGLTEDYVVTIDTNAAGTGWFIDATPADDSEFSNIVSASELRASEIDPAFGRVDLLTVITHEFGHVLGLEHLNGDQVMNATLPLGTRRLPIEENLSFTQADKPVNEAVELSLPTISAY